From Methanosarcina lacustris Z-7289, one genomic window encodes:
- the glmU gene encoding bifunctional sugar-1-phosphate nucleotidylyltransferase/acetyltransferase, with amino-acid sequence MKAVVLVAGKGTRMDPLTSDCPKVMLQVANKPILEHILNSAIEAGIEGFVFITGYLEEQIKAHFGDGSKWGVSIEYVQQKEQLGTANAIGYARGHVEEAFLVLNGDMLIGQEDLKSLLSRKEEAVICVKEVENPSDFGVLETENNKVVRIIEKPKNPPTNLANAGIYLFRESMFDFIDRTQPSVRRELEITDSIQMLIDSGAPVGYSPLTGRWIDIGYPWDLLKANEHLLKDLKGSCDGTVEQYATIKGEVAIGKGTLIRNGSYIEGPVVIGENCDIGPNCFIRPSTAIGNRVRVGNAVELKNTIVMESTHVGHLSYVGDSVIGRHCNFGAGTKVANLRHDGKNIKVIMKSRILDSGRRKLGVIMGDDVHTGINTSINIGVIMEKGRITLPGEVVKH; translated from the coding sequence ATGAAAGCAGTTGTCCTTGTGGCAGGCAAAGGCACAAGGATGGACCCTCTCACCTCCGACTGCCCTAAAGTAATGCTTCAGGTTGCAAACAAACCGATACTTGAACATATCCTGAACTCAGCTATAGAAGCAGGTATCGAGGGTTTTGTCTTCATTACGGGATACCTGGAAGAGCAAATAAAAGCCCACTTCGGGGACGGAAGCAAATGGGGAGTTAGCATTGAGTATGTGCAGCAAAAAGAACAATTAGGAACTGCAAATGCGATAGGCTATGCCAGGGGACACGTTGAAGAGGCATTCCTTGTACTTAACGGGGACATGCTTATCGGGCAGGAGGACTTAAAATCTCTGCTTTCAAGGAAAGAAGAAGCCGTCATCTGCGTAAAAGAGGTGGAAAACCCCTCGGATTTTGGAGTGCTTGAGACCGAAAATAATAAAGTAGTCAGGATTATTGAAAAACCGAAAAACCCCCCAACCAACCTTGCCAATGCCGGGATTTACCTTTTCAGGGAGTCCATGTTTGACTTCATTGACAGAACCCAACCTTCTGTGAGAAGGGAACTTGAGATAACAGACTCCATTCAGATGCTTATAGACAGCGGAGCGCCTGTAGGCTACAGTCCCCTCACAGGCAGGTGGATTGACATAGGATACCCCTGGGACCTCCTTAAAGCAAACGAACACCTTCTAAAAGATCTCAAGGGCAGCTGCGACGGTACCGTGGAGCAATATGCAACCATAAAAGGGGAAGTTGCAATCGGAAAAGGTACTCTCATCCGAAACGGCTCCTATATTGAAGGGCCTGTAGTAATAGGTGAGAACTGCGATATAGGGCCCAACTGCTTTATTCGCCCTTCAACTGCAATAGGCAACCGTGTCAGGGTAGGAAATGCAGTGGAGTTAAAAAACACAATTGTTATGGAAAGTACTCATGTCGGGCACCTTAGTTATGTAGGAGACAGCGTTATCGGGCGCCACTGTAATTTTGGAGCCGGTACAAAGGTTGCAAATCTCCGCCACGATGGAAAAAATATAAAGGTAATAATGAAAAGCAGGATTCTTGACTCCGGCAGAAGAAAACTCGGCGTGATCATGGGAGATGATGTGCATACCGGCATCAATACAAGCATAAATATAGGCGTGATAATGGAAAAAGGAAGAATCACACTTCCCGGAGAAGTTGTCAAGCACTGA
- a CDS encoding AAA family ATPase — translation MRPISQRVNAKKIHEKNTELGKSTSELLILKAEGYPLSGMMEEYPVIENKDVFEFYAREQWNGNVARKGDYLFDKRMFPDFAYRIIDVEPAESIIGNSTSIIVTEEENGISSSEEIKSDVRFEDVIGQELAKQKCRLIERFLEEPERFGKWAPRNILFFGPSGTGKTMLAKALASKTDVPIIPVKATQLIGEYVGDGARQIHQLYERAEEMSPCIIFIDELDAIALDRRFQELRGDVSEIVNALLTEMDGIIERNGVCTICSTNRVNSLDSAVRSRFEEEIEFVLPEEDEIVHILESNVKTFPLQVEEFDFRTLAKKAKGLSGRDIVEKILKTALHQAIIEDREIVSGKDFEKALARLGRKDFAQDPTRLYV, via the coding sequence GTGCGACCGATCTCACAAAGAGTGAACGCGAAGAAAATTCACGAGAAAAATACCGAGCTCGGGAAATCCACATCCGAACTTCTTATCCTGAAGGCCGAAGGATATCCCCTGAGCGGCATGATGGAAGAATATCCTGTTATTGAAAACAAGGATGTTTTTGAATTCTATGCACGGGAACAGTGGAATGGGAATGTTGCCCGCAAAGGAGATTATCTCTTTGACAAGAGAATGTTTCCTGATTTTGCATATCGCATTATAGATGTGGAACCTGCAGAATCCATAATAGGAAACTCAACATCCATTATCGTAACCGAAGAGGAAAATGGAATTTCTTCCTCTGAAGAGATAAAAAGTGATGTTAGATTTGAAGATGTGATAGGCCAGGAACTTGCAAAACAGAAATGCAGGCTGATCGAACGCTTTCTGGAAGAGCCCGAACGTTTCGGGAAATGGGCACCGAGAAACATTCTGTTCTTTGGACCCTCGGGCACTGGAAAAACCATGCTTGCAAAAGCCCTTGCGAGCAAGACAGATGTGCCGATCATTCCTGTCAAGGCTACCCAGCTAATAGGAGAATATGTCGGGGACGGAGCCCGTCAGATCCACCAACTCTATGAACGGGCAGAAGAGATGTCGCCCTGTATAATCTTCATTGACGAACTTGACGCCATTGCCCTGGACAGGCGATTTCAGGAGCTAAGAGGAGACGTAAGTGAGATCGTAAATGCCCTTCTGACAGAAATGGACGGGATAATTGAACGCAACGGAGTCTGTACCATCTGTTCGACAAACCGTGTCAATTCCCTGGACTCTGCTGTGAGAAGCAGGTTCGAAGAAGAGATTGAGTTTGTCCTTCCGGAGGAAGACGAAATCGTTCATATACTGGAATCAAATGTGAAGACGTTCCCTCTGCAGGTAGAGGAATTTGATTTCCGGACACTTGCAAAGAAAGCTAAAGGGCTTTCAGGCAGGGATATTGTCGAAAAAATCCTTAAAACCGCCCTTCATCAGGCAATCATCGAAGATAGGGAAATTGTCAGCGGTAAAGACTTTGAAAAAGCCCTTGCAAGATTGGGCAGGAAAGATTTCGCTCAGGACCCAACCCGTCTGTATGTATAA
- a CDS encoding glycosyltransferase family 2 protein, translated as MTLTIAAMPAYNESHVIAEVILGCKKYVDRVIVVDDGSSDNTAEIAESLGGYVVRHEVNKGYGAALKSCFKLAREFHADEMVIIDSDGQHNPDEIPQLLEPLKHGADLVIGSRFINGNGKNVPTYRKIGMKILDISTYFAGGILVTDSQSGFRAYGKKAIENIWLKGDDMSAGSEILLYTKDHNLKFVEVEIHCRYDLEQCSSQNPFVHGLNVMLQILKDMELRRPLYCFTVPGMVSVIAGLFIGMKYLQDFYSGGGLGFGPTLLLILMMLVGIFMVFTGIILHAISMMISQIVSNQKEIESLDNGF; from the coding sequence TTGACTCTTACAATTGCTGCAATGCCTGCATATAATGAGAGCCATGTGATTGCAGAAGTAATTCTGGGTTGCAAAAAATATGTTGATAGAGTTATCGTGGTGGATGATGGAAGTTCGGATAACACTGCAGAAATTGCAGAATCTCTGGGAGGATATGTAGTAAGGCATGAGGTTAATAAAGGATATGGGGCGGCTCTCAAATCCTGTTTTAAATTAGCTCGTGAATTTCATGCAGATGAAATGGTAATAATAGACTCTGATGGACAGCATAATCCGGATGAGATTCCTCAGTTGTTGGAACCGTTAAAACATGGTGCAGACCTCGTAATCGGCTCCCGGTTCATAAACGGTAATGGGAAAAACGTGCCAACCTACAGGAAAATTGGCATGAAGATTCTAGACATTTCCACATACTTTGCAGGTGGTATCCTTGTTACGGATTCTCAGAGTGGTTTTCGAGCTTATGGGAAAAAAGCCATTGAGAATATCTGGCTTAAGGGGGACGATATGTCTGCAGGCTCTGAGATTCTGCTCTATACGAAGGATCATAACCTTAAGTTTGTAGAAGTTGAGATTCACTGCAGATATGATCTTGAGCAGTGTTCAAGCCAGAATCCGTTTGTACATGGTCTGAATGTGATGCTTCAAATTCTAAAGGATATGGAGTTAAGGAGACCTTTGTATTGTTTCACAGTTCCGGGAATGGTGTCAGTTATAGCGGGATTGTTTATAGGAATGAAGTATTTACAGGATTTTTATTCTGGAGGGGGTTTGGGATTTGGACCGACTTTATTGCTGATTTTGATGATGTTGGTTGGGATTTTTATGGTGTTTACTGGGATTATACTTCATGCAATTTCTATGATGATTTCTCAGATAGTATCAAATCAAAAAGAAATTGAATCTCTTGATAATGGTTTTTGA
- a CDS encoding acyltransferase produces MEEPEEINLREVMEYYGYAGSFGVIKFYFRYAINWILQTMAKISPHYGISVKLQRMRGVKIGKHVFLGPGVNLDDLYPELITIEDYVGIGMGTMIFAHSNPTCSPYLKKKYYPREVKPVTIKSGAWIAPGSIILAGITIGEHSVVGAGSVVMKNVEPYTVVIGCPARVLKKLE; encoded by the coding sequence ATGGAAGAACCTGAGGAAATTAACCTGAGGGAAGTTATGGAGTATTATGGTTACGCAGGCTCATTCGGTGTAATTAAATTTTATTTTCGTTATGCAATTAACTGGATATTGCAGACAATGGCTAAAATTAGTCCTCATTATGGAATATCGGTAAAACTCCAGCGGATGAGAGGCGTAAAAATCGGAAAACATGTATTTTTGGGACCTGGAGTCAATCTCGATGATCTATACCCTGAATTAATTACAATCGAAGATTACGTCGGAATCGGAATGGGAACAATGATCTTTGCACATTCTAATCCCACCTGTTCCCCATATCTAAAAAAAAAGTACTATCCAAGGGAAGTAAAACCTGTAACTATAAAAAGTGGTGCCTGGATTGCGCCTGGTAGTATAATTCTTGCAGGAATTACAATTGGGGAACATAGTGTCGTTGGAGCTGGGAGTGTTGTTATGAAAAACGTAGAACCCTATACAGTTGTAATTGGTTGCCCGGCTAGAGTTTTAAAGAAACTTGAGTGA
- a CDS encoding polysaccharide deacetylase family protein, producing MINALSFDLEYWYTAELVCRFAPDEKEDQVIEAVYPLLDLLDKYDTKATFFVLGKLAEKYPELIIEISKKGHEIGSHSYSHKTLHELGMKNFEDEIEKTNSILKSITGKSPLGFRAPTFSIDNTNKWALDILVKNGYKYDSSVFPVKTNLYGVPDAPVFSYCPSKDDITVHDPDGPIIEYPLSVIKFGINIPIAGGFYLRLLPISFLKSAINRVNMKRSVVIYMHPWEMYSYTQKVPLPLISRFITYYGVDSAFSKLENLLKNFKFSPVKEVLGL from the coding sequence ATGATTAACGCACTAAGTTTCGATCTGGAATATTGGTACACTGCAGAACTAGTTTGTAGATTTGCACCTGATGAAAAAGAAGATCAAGTAATAGAAGCTGTATATCCTTTACTTGACTTACTAGATAAATATGATACGAAAGCCACATTTTTTGTTCTGGGAAAATTAGCCGAAAAATACCCCGAGTTAATCATAGAAATCTCCAAAAAGGGTCACGAAATCGGCTCCCATTCATATTCTCATAAGACTCTTCATGAGCTTGGAATGAAAAATTTTGAAGATGAGATTGAAAAGACCAACAGCATTTTGAAATCAATTACTGGAAAATCTCCACTTGGATTCAGGGCTCCGACTTTTTCAATCGACAATACGAATAAATGGGCTTTAGATATACTGGTTAAAAATGGTTATAAGTATGATTCCAGTGTTTTTCCAGTGAAGACAAATTTATATGGAGTCCCGGATGCACCAGTATTTTCATACTGTCCTTCTAAAGACGATATTACTGTGCATGATCCAGATGGCCCGATAATAGAGTATCCTTTAAGCGTTATAAAATTTGGAATAAATATCCCTATTGCAGGCGGATTTTATCTTAGACTTCTTCCGATTTCTTTTTTAAAATCTGCTATAAATCGAGTTAATATGAAAAGATCTGTGGTTATCTATATGCATCCCTGGGAAATGTATTCTTATACACAAAAGGTTCCACTTCCTTTAATATCTCGTTTCATTACCTATTATGGGGTTGATTCAGCCTTTAGTAAACTTGAAAATTTACTCAAAAATTTCAAATTTTCTCCAGTAAAAGAGGTATTAGGTTTATAA
- a CDS encoding glycosyltransferase family 4 protein, protein MINKGGMVHYVSQLCNSLANNAECNVYLITPKGINESLFDRRVILKKIPSVDRHGYRIDLMIKYLLDIKPDIIHTSMVHPFIVPLLPFLKKIAPVVATVHDVQLHSDQKNFIFDLSTLITSKCADLDFVHGEKLKLELIKRGVLNSKISVIPHGDYSFFSCVNQKEITEEENTILFFGRILDYKGINYLIKTEPLISSKVSNFKIIIAGNGDFSKYENMIGNKNHFEIINEYIPDEKVSELFQKASVVVLPYIEASHTGIIPIAYAFKKPVVATDVGSLSEVVVDGVTGFIVPPKDSQSLADSLLNVLLNKNLKNSMGNAAYEFMKKNMSWEVIAQKTIREYTKLIPNNC, encoded by the coding sequence TTGATAAATAAAGGTGGAATGGTGCATTATGTATCACAGCTTTGCAATTCTCTCGCTAATAATGCAGAATGTAATGTTTATCTAATCACTCCAAAAGGTATCAATGAAAGTCTCTTTGACAGGCGTGTGATTTTAAAAAAAATTCCCTCTGTTGACAGACATGGATATCGAATTGATTTGATGATAAAGTATCTTTTGGATATAAAACCTGATATTATACATACGAGTATGGTACATCCTTTTATAGTCCCTTTATTGCCATTCTTAAAAAAAATAGCTCCTGTTGTAGCTACAGTGCATGACGTCCAGCTGCACTCTGACCAAAAGAATTTCATTTTTGATCTGAGTACATTAATTACTTCCAAATGTGCGGATTTGGATTTTGTTCATGGTGAAAAACTAAAGTTAGAATTAATAAAGAGAGGTGTTTTAAATTCAAAAATATCTGTTATACCCCATGGAGATTATTCATTTTTTAGTTGCGTAAATCAAAAAGAAATTACTGAAGAAGAAAATACAATTTTATTTTTTGGCAGAATACTTGACTACAAAGGAATAAATTATCTAATAAAAACAGAACCTCTGATCTCCTCAAAAGTATCTAATTTTAAAATAATCATTGCTGGCAATGGCGATTTTTCTAAATATGAAAATATGATAGGTAATAAAAATCACTTTGAAATAATCAATGAATATATCCCGGATGAAAAGGTCTCTGAATTATTTCAAAAAGCCTCAGTTGTCGTTTTGCCTTATATAGAAGCATCACATACAGGAATAATCCCAATAGCTTATGCGTTTAAAAAACCAGTCGTTGCAACAGATGTGGGGAGCCTTTCAGAAGTTGTTGTAGATGGTGTTACAGGTTTTATCGTACCGCCTAAGGATTCACAAAGTCTAGCTGATTCATTATTAAATGTCTTATTAAATAAAAATTTAAAGAATAGTATGGGAAACGCAGCATATGAATTTATGAAAAAAAATATGTCCTGGGAAGTAATAGCACAAAAAACAATAAGAGAATATACAAAACTCATTCCTAATAATTGCTGA
- a CDS encoding acyltransferase codes for MKTKIYFGIFSMIFYFLKKRANDLVLKNKLMFEKNVFIGPNVVLDTEYPWLISIGKNSYLAKGVVILAHDGSTKLHTGYSKVGRVVIGEDTFVGVNSIILPHVNIGNNVIIGAGSVVTSDIPDNCVAAGNPAKVICSTSEIIEKHKQKMLLSPIYENGWTSRTGVTEKKKEKMNEDLKQTMGYII; via the coding sequence ATGAAGACTAAAATCTATTTTGGTATATTTTCAATGATTTTCTATTTTTTAAAAAAAAGAGCTAATGATTTAGTCCTCAAAAATAAACTTATGTTTGAAAAAAATGTGTTTATTGGTCCGAATGTAGTATTAGATACCGAATATCCCTGGCTAATCTCTATTGGAAAAAATAGCTATTTGGCTAAAGGAGTAGTCATTTTAGCTCACGACGGAAGCACTAAATTGCACACAGGATATTCAAAAGTAGGAAGAGTTGTCATTGGTGAAGATACTTTTGTTGGCGTAAATAGCATCATACTGCCACATGTTAATATTGGAAATAATGTTATCATTGGAGCTGGTAGCGTAGTAACATCAGATATTCCTGATAATTGTGTTGCGGCTGGAAATCCAGCTAAAGTAATATGTTCTACCTCCGAAATTATAGAAAAACATAAGCAAAAAATGCTCTTATCTCCTATATATGAAAACGGATGGACAAGTAGAACAGGCGTTACGGAAAAAAAGAAAGAAAAGATGAATGAAGATTTGAAACAAACAATGGGGTATATAATTTGA
- a CDS encoding DUF2206 domain-containing protein, with protein sequence MTEYNKVEINITSIALSIQFAALGLICADIMGISIPIINIPILRYIVVFVYLAFIPGLLILSILRINLKFIDLILFSFGLSLSFVTISAIFENIIAFILNVENPISEISLTVFYNITTLVLILLSKWKGYTYITFDRLDRLNLKSIAILFIPIFSIFGGISLKYQGESYFLLFVLMIISGIPFLSLNLKNKYYPLIIWAVSFSLLIHTNLSYAGKSFYETFLPGIVYTAGIWDPFFPYEPNNSLLTTSLMLPVFSKLMGIDIIWGVQIISWIVMAFIPVGMYELHSKFHGYKVAFLSSFLYIFMPFYYTQEWVMYAQRTAFALLFITLFLLVVYSDIELIKKKILFPFCLFPIIASHYGAAYFFLIILSVYELLIKIFKMKEGIKLNTYLLYTGLLFFWYICTSSASNVIWIGNLIFDVFSNLSKFLQPNDNYTLKLLFSTDSYSIDIAKYFNIFIIMLLFISVFLYIQKKIQINQPEYGVLSVSSVLILVTQILPHSMGNGRLLSMVLIFASPLCIYSFLFLLKPLKLDHNKALKVFSIFLFVFFIFGSGISSNIINTASGTTVDYSINRQMDRLAIQEGDGKGKWLLYWPYRLDSTIDATDWFVMHNSGKPIYLDWCLYYHFITHEGTSDIHKFYNVDYGRKKIFANMVMANKILISDVLSGTKPVNRGEYLFLAHHNTIENSIIIDDKNIIKTSDYAEHFDEMDCIYNDGGNILFQMNRNELYLQ encoded by the coding sequence ATGACAGAATATAATAAAGTGGAAATCAATATTACAAGTATTGCCTTATCAATTCAATTTGCAGCCTTGGGTTTGATATGTGCTGATATTATGGGTATTAGCATTCCAATAATCAACATCCCAATACTAAGGTATATTGTAGTTTTTGTATATTTGGCCTTTATTCCGGGACTTTTAATTCTCAGTATTTTAAGAATTAATCTAAAATTTATAGATTTGATCTTATTCTCTTTTGGTTTAAGCTTATCATTTGTTACGATATCAGCCATATTTGAAAATATAATCGCATTTATTTTGAATGTTGAAAACCCAATATCTGAAATATCTTTGACCGTATTTTATAACATTACGACATTAGTTCTTATTTTATTGTCAAAGTGGAAAGGGTATACATATATTACTTTTGATCGATTAGATAGATTAAATTTAAAGAGTATTGCTATATTATTTATTCCTATATTTTCTATATTTGGCGGTATTAGTCTTAAATATCAAGGCGAAAGTTATTTCTTGCTGTTTGTTCTGATGATTATATCCGGAATCCCATTTTTGAGTTTAAATCTAAAAAATAAATATTACCCATTGATAATTTGGGCGGTTTCTTTTTCATTATTAATACACACTAACCTCTCTTATGCCGGAAAATCATTTTATGAAACTTTTCTCCCAGGAATTGTCTATACAGCAGGTATATGGGATCCGTTCTTTCCATATGAACCAAATAATTCTTTATTAACTACTTCTCTTATGCTTCCTGTTTTTTCCAAACTGATGGGTATAGATATTATTTGGGGAGTTCAGATTATTAGTTGGATTGTAATGGCTTTTATACCCGTAGGAATGTATGAACTTCATTCAAAATTTCATGGGTATAAAGTGGCTTTTCTTTCCTCTTTTCTATATATATTTATGCCATTTTATTATACACAAGAATGGGTAATGTATGCTCAAAGAACAGCTTTTGCTTTGTTATTTATAACTCTCTTTTTGTTAGTGGTATATAGTGATATAGAATTAATTAAAAAGAAAATTCTATTTCCGTTTTGTTTATTCCCAATCATTGCTTCACATTACGGTGCAGCCTATTTCTTTTTAATTATTCTTTCAGTATATGAATTATTAATAAAGATTTTTAAAATGAAGGAAGGTATAAAATTAAATACATATCTTTTATATACAGGTCTTCTCTTTTTTTGGTATATATGCACCTCTTCAGCAAGTAATGTTATCTGGATAGGAAATCTTATTTTTGATGTGTTCAGTAATTTATCTAAGTTTCTACAACCAAATGATAACTATACGCTGAAATTATTATTTTCAACTGACTCATATTCTATCGATATTGCAAAATATTTTAATATATTTATAATAATGTTACTATTTATTAGTGTTTTTTTATATATACAAAAAAAAATACAAATAAATCAGCCAGAATATGGGGTATTATCCGTATCTTCGGTACTCATTTTGGTTACACAAATATTACCCCATTCTATGGGAAATGGTAGATTGCTTTCTATGGTATTGATCTTTGCTTCTCCATTGTGTATATATTCATTTTTATTCTTATTGAAACCATTAAAGTTGGATCATAATAAAGCATTAAAAGTTTTTTCGATTTTTTTATTTGTGTTCTTTATTTTTGGTTCGGGGATTTCGTCGAATATTATAAATACAGCCTCAGGAACAACAGTGGATTATTCCATAAACCGTCAAATGGATAGATTGGCTATTCAAGAAGGGGATGGTAAAGGAAAATGGCTTTTGTACTGGCCTTATCGTCTAGATTCTACTATAGATGCCACTGATTGGTTTGTAATGCATAATTCCGGGAAACCAATATATTTAGATTGGTGTCTCTATTATCATTTCATAACTCATGAAGGAACTTCAGATATACATAAATTTTATAATGTTGATTATGGGAGAAAAAAAATATTTGCGAATATGGTAATGGCTAATAAAATACTTATCTCAGATGTATTAAGTGGGACAAAGCCTGTAAATAGAGGGGAGTATCTATTTTTGGCCCATCATAATACTATAGAAAATTCCATAATTATAGATGATAAAAATATAATAAAAACATCAGATTATGCAGAGCACTTTGATGAAATGGACTGTATTTACAATGATGGCGGAAACATTTTATTTCAGATGAATAGAAACGAACTATATTTACAATAA
- a CDS encoding MATE family efflux transporter, translating to MISNLQNKIHYINFIHDPLFKNAFFLMLSCISTAGFGFIFWMLAARYYSASDVGIATGIISSMTLIIYLSRLGLDFSIIRFFPTHDKCRVFNTSTVIPTFVALIFGSIFIADVHFFSPELLFLRSPLYTLFYLISLTSSSMIFMAGIAFVAIREAEFQLYMNLIVGSRVLFLMLFISLGAIGIFYAVGTSFFFAFIVALVLLTKSGINLKLEIDRKFLTDSFNFSAGNYLTGLFMTVPTMLLPIIILNMHLVEQAAYYYIVYGIVLLLFMIPDSISTSLFVEGSNGQSLKKTVIRALVIIFLFLIPIALFLYLYGDWILGFIGQDYVAGGLGVLRLMIFASFFVVVNNVYFAIKRIQKDTKEITVLSGIICVLLIGFSYLLLPILGIIGIGYAWIISYGVGALIIAIRVWGNK from the coding sequence ATGATTTCAAACCTTCAAAATAAAATACATTACATTAACTTTATTCATGATCCGTTATTCAAAAATGCCTTTTTTCTCATGCTTTCATGTATTTCCACTGCAGGTTTTGGATTCATTTTTTGGATGCTGGCAGCAAGATATTATTCTGCAAGTGATGTAGGAATTGCAACTGGAATTATATCCTCGATGACATTAATTATTTATTTATCAAGACTTGGCCTTGATTTTTCAATTATCCGCTTTTTTCCCACACATGATAAGTGTAGGGTTTTTAACACATCTACAGTTATTCCAACATTTGTTGCATTAATCTTTGGTTCAATATTTATAGCAGATGTGCATTTTTTTTCACCCGAACTCCTTTTTTTAAGATCTCCACTATACACGCTTTTTTACTTAATATCACTTACTTCAAGCTCAATGATATTTATGGCGGGTATTGCTTTTGTTGCAATTAGAGAAGCAGAATTTCAACTGTATATGAACCTTATTGTGGGCTCCAGAGTATTATTCTTAATGTTATTCATATCTCTAGGAGCAATAGGAATTTTCTATGCTGTAGGTACCTCATTCTTTTTTGCATTTATTGTTGCTTTAGTGTTACTTACAAAGTCCGGGATAAATCTAAAACTGGAAATCGATCGTAAATTTTTGACTGATAGTTTTAATTTTTCTGCCGGGAACTATCTTACAGGTCTGTTTATGACCGTTCCTACTATGTTATTACCAATCATCATCCTGAATATGCATTTGGTTGAGCAAGCAGCTTATTACTACATTGTATATGGGATTGTGCTTTTATTATTCATGATACCAGATTCGATCAGTACATCGTTATTTGTTGAAGGAAGTAATGGTCAATCATTAAAGAAAACTGTTATTCGAGCCCTGGTCATTATATTTTTGTTTTTAATTCCAATTGCATTATTTCTCTATTTATATGGGGACTGGATACTTGGATTTATTGGGCAGGATTACGTTGCGGGGGGTTTAGGTGTTTTAAGACTAATGATTTTTGCGAGTTTTTTTGTGGTAGTGAATAATGTCTACTTTGCGATAAAGAGGATTCAGAAGGATACTAAGGAGATTACAGTACTCAGTGGAATAATTTGTGTTTTATTAATAGGATTTTCATATCTGCTTTTACCCATTCTTGGAATTATAGGGATCGGGTATGCCTGGATAATTAGTTATGGAGTTGGAGCGTTGATAATTGCAATTCGAGTATGGGGAAATAAATAA